The following proteins are co-located in the Candidatus Aminicenantes bacterium genome:
- a CDS encoding DUF3943 domain-containing protein, with protein MKKTILLVLCTFILTAAVLPLPKNPKRLGIHAGNYSLPFLSLSPPIQINQQKNADSDKSEKNGGDPGSKDAAQREGGSYQPAPKTLRAFIEGGLIMGASQANYWRRYIDWVEDWQFKFNWKDQTRRLFTSHGWRFDSNAYFTNWGHALSGAIYYNAYRTNYLSWSRSLLYTTLTSLYWELLVEWREVISINDNIFTIIGGFPVGEVFFQTGSFLQSHPGWLAKLMGGLLNPMRAFNRWLDRKQSIFHPEFSAHRFRLYAGHRSGKNLAGEQHRSFAELGLTADLVRVPGYDQPGKLNEWRGDILSTHLGMQLLVGSDGLEEYEILAGTMPWGWVWQDLSPVKDWNTRGHSLIIGAVMAFELYSQRQYWKYERKDPFFRPIDYVQIPLPTQFTDKYAAVHLIGPRMEWRYRGRGFEWTTSAETTLDFAMTGAFALNDYTNSQYRNVSGSDVFNPLEEMKSTLANYGYYYGLGLSASIELELRTAAGVDWSAWAKAWVSNSIEGLDRFADDINDSIKIRDSRSRLGTSLGYRLPGSAVQVRLMFEQVLRMGKISDFVSRERDFRLSMHLCYGF; from the coding sequence TTGAAAAAGACAATTTTATTGGTGTTGTGTACGTTTATTCTAACGGCCGCGGTTCTCCCTCTTCCAAAGAATCCCAAACGTCTCGGGATCCATGCCGGCAATTATTCCTTGCCGTTCCTGTCCCTTTCTCCGCCGATCCAGATCAATCAGCAGAAAAATGCAGATTCAGACAAATCTGAAAAAAACGGCGGGGATCCCGGCAGCAAAGACGCCGCCCAGCGCGAAGGCGGTTCTTATCAACCAGCTCCCAAAACCTTGCGCGCTTTTATCGAAGGCGGGCTGATCATGGGGGCCTCGCAGGCCAACTACTGGCGTCGGTACATTGACTGGGTGGAGGACTGGCAGTTCAAATTCAACTGGAAAGACCAGACCCGTCGCCTTTTCACCAGCCACGGCTGGCGCTTTGACTCCAACGCCTATTTCACCAATTGGGGGCATGCCCTGTCAGGGGCAATCTACTACAACGCGTACCGTACCAACTACCTTTCCTGGTCCCGTTCCCTGCTTTATACTACCCTGACATCCCTTTATTGGGAATTGCTGGTGGAGTGGCGGGAAGTGATTTCCATCAACGACAACATCTTTACAATAATAGGGGGATTTCCCGTTGGCGAAGTTTTTTTCCAGACCGGGTCGTTTCTGCAATCCCACCCGGGCTGGTTGGCAAAACTGATGGGCGGGTTGCTCAATCCCATGCGGGCGTTTAACCGCTGGCTGGATCGCAAACAATCGATCTTTCATCCCGAGTTTAGCGCACACCGTTTCCGCCTGTATGCGGGGCATCGCAGCGGAAAAAACCTTGCGGGTGAGCAGCATCGGAGTTTTGCTGAACTCGGCCTGACCGCCGACCTGGTTCGGGTGCCCGGATATGATCAGCCGGGTAAGTTAAATGAATGGCGCGGTGATATTCTATCCACTCATCTGGGCATGCAACTGCTGGTGGGATCTGATGGATTGGAGGAATACGAAATCCTGGCCGGAACCATGCCATGGGGGTGGGTTTGGCAGGATCTATCGCCGGTTAAAGATTGGAATACGCGGGGCCACAGTTTGATAATTGGCGCTGTCATGGCCTTTGAATTGTACAGTCAGCGCCAGTATTGGAAGTATGAGAGAAAAGACCCGTTTTTTCGACCCATTGATTACGTCCAGATCCCTTTGCCCACCCAATTTACTGACAAGTATGCCGCAGTTCACTTGATCGGTCCGCGCATGGAGTGGCGGTACCGCGGCCGGGGATTCGAATGGACAACATCTGCGGAAACGACCCTGGATTTTGCCATGACCGGAGCTTTCGCTCTCAACGATTACACCAACTCCCAGTACCGGAACGTGAGCGGTTCGGATGTTTTCAATCCCCTGGAGGAAATGAAGTCTACACTCGCCAACTACGGGTACTACTATGGTTTGGGCTTGTCTGCTTCAATTGAATTGGAACTGCGTACGGCTGCGGGCGTGGATTGGTCGGCCTGGGCAAAAGCCTGGGTATCCAATTCCATTGAAGGTCTGGATCGTTTCGCCGATGATATCAATGATTCCATAAAAATCCGGGATTCACGATCCCGCCTGGGCACATCCCTGGGGTATCGTTTGCCGGGTTCTGCTGTGCAGGTGCGTTTAATGTTTGAACAGGTGCTGAGGATGGGGAAAATATCCGACTTCGTCTCCCGGGAACGGGATTTCCGGTTGTCGATGCATCTGTGCTACGGATTCTGA